The following DNA comes from Flavobacterium sp. N3904.
ATTTTTGAGCCAATGCATATCTTTTGACTTGTTCTGGAGTAAACACTTCGCTTCTGTTCATCAACTCTCCTGTTGCATCCATAACATGATCTGCTGGAACAGTAATGTTTACATCAAAATTCCCAAAAGGCAAAGCAAATTCTCCTCCACCCCAAAACTGCATATTCTGCCAGCCTTCAACATCATTGTACACTGCCATTCTTGGATAAAACTGTGCAATTACATATAATCTGTTATTTTCTTTTTCGAATAATTCGTATCCCGAACGACCTCCGTCTTGTTGGTAATTATTGATATTGTACCACCATTTTATAGAAAAAGACATAGTCGTACCCGGCTTCATTGGTGTTGCCAGATTGATACGCATCATCGTTTGATTTATTGTATAGGACAAAGGATTTCCTTTCGCATCTTTTACATATTCAATGTTAAAGCCACGATCTAAACCTTGCTTCAAATATTCGTTTGCAAATTTATTTACGGGCAGAACTTGGTCAATTTTTTCGCTTTCCGCCAATGGAGATTGCGAAGATTTGGCAGCTTGATTTTGATCCAGCTGTATCCATAAATACTCCAAATTGTCGGGAGAATTATTATAATAAGTAATGGTTTCTGAACCACTTAATTTAGCGTTTTTATCATCTAGTTCCACATCGATTTTATAATCGGCTTGCTGTTGATAATATGCTGGACCTGGGGCTCCTGATGCAGTACGAAACATATTGGGCGTAGCCAATAAATCATACATTTGACTGAACTTATTGGTGTCATACTTTCCCGGTTGTTTTGCTGGAGCAGTAACCGCTTTTTCCTGCGCCAATAAAATAGAGGGAAGAATAAATAATAATGAGAATTTTTTCATAAACTAGAATTGGGTTAATTTAGGGCGTGAAAATAACAATTATAATTAGATTTGTTATTATCTGTCAATATTTTAACACTTGTTTTGTAGAAGAGTCTGTAAAAAGGAAACTGTTTTTAATGCCAAAAGCAGTTATATGAACAATGTTTTGCTGTTCTGAAATCCAATCTATCAAGACAGAATTGTTGATTTCGAGTGAAGTGATTTTAGATATTTCTTTTACATTCAAATAACAAACAAGTACATCTCCATCTATTTCTTTACTTAAGAAATTCATGGTTTTTGTTTGTCCGTTTACTTTTAAAGAGAAATTCTCGGCAAGATATTTTTTAAGTAAAATTAATCCTTCTTCGGTTTCCTTATCGCCGCCAATAAAGAGTTTTTTTTTGTATTTTTTCTCCAAAGCCTTATTCAAGTCGTCCAAAAAAATACGCGCAGTAATTTGAAGCATCTTCTTCTCGGGAGCATAATTTATTTGATAAATCGCCATATAAAATTTATGAACGCCAAAACTGCTCAATGAGAGTAAAAAAACACTAAAGAATATACAAACAATTATTTTTTTCATTTTTCAAAAGTAGCAATTTTTTTAAACTCGACGTTTTTAGAAATCAAAAAATCCATGATTTCAAATTGCTGATTTTGAGAAATAAATGTTTTAGATTTTGGATCGTTTTCGCAAAATAAAAGAAACAGACCAACTTGATCCTCATGCAGCTTTAAATCATTTACAAAAAACGAATAACTGACGCTTTGTAATGCAACCGATGTAAAACTCATATCCGAAACTAAATCGGATTTCTCAGGATTGTTTTTTAATAAATTTTTAAAAATTTTATTATAAACCCGAATGACATCCAAATTATTTGGGTCTCCTGTCCCGGTAGGCGGTATTAAATTATTGACTGGAGACGACATTTTATCACCATAATATTGAGTGTCAACTATTTTTTGTGTGTTTCCAAATTCAGGATGAGGACCATTTTTGGCATATACCACAACTTCTATCAATTGATTCGCAATAGCATTCAATTTTACTCTAAAAAAGGAAGTTTTGATATCATTGTCTGAAAGAACTATTCTTTTTGATTTGAATCCTAAACTTGTAAAAACCAATGTGTCTTTTACTTTTGCCAATATACTAAAATGCCCTTGGGGGTCAATAATTGAACCTGTTTTTGCATTCAGATTAAAAACCAAACCGTTCTCTACTGCAATTGAATCATTTACTGCTTTTCCATGTACCGTTTTTCTTGTCAGGACTTGACTAAAACCAAATTGAAAACACAACAACAAAATTAGAATTCTTAGTTTACCGTTCATATCTAGTTTATTTAAATTTAAAAAATGAATCGTTGTAGAATAATACACCTTTTCACTTATTAAATTTACAACTTTATTTTAATCTATCTGCCTACAGTAACTATTATTCTTTTATAAAAAACATAACTGCTTTATTTTTTTAAGCGGACTGGCTAAAACAACAATGGTCTACTAAAAACAAAACAATCAATCCTAATTTATTTCGCATATTCTTTTTTGATTGTAATCCGAAGCCAAAGCTGTGATCAAGAACATACACATTGTTTTGTTTTTTGAATTTAAAGTTTTAACAAATTCGGTATCTTCTATGCAATAATACTGAAAACCCTTGACAAGTTCTTCGGGAATATGTAACGTTTTTGTGTAATATTTATCTCCAAAAAGATATTCCATTTTTTTTAATAGAAACTCTTTCTTTTCAATTTCAACATTCATTTTAAGGATATCCCTTTCGCCCGAAACAAAACTAAAAAGTCCTTGAATTCCGCCAGAATTGGAATACAACCTCCGCTCTTGTGGAGTAAATTTAATTTGTCCTCGCGGAATTATTCCTAAATTTTCTGCGGTAATATTTGCGTATTTATTTATAACAACCTCCTCCAATTCGACAGTATTGAAAGTCAGGTTAACTTCCATTATACCCGATTGATATTCGTGTTTGTAAACGTATTTCCGCAAATACTTATAATCTATACTTGAGAAATTCAAAATATCTCCATCTTTTGCCACAATTGAAAAACATCCGTTTTCATCGGAAACTGCAATCATTTTGTTAGCGCAATTGAAAATACTGATTCCTTCTAGTTTTGTGGTGTCTGAAACTACAGTACCTGTAATGATTTTTTCAACATTGTTTTGCGCGGCCAAGAACTGATTTTGACCTAAGAAAACAAGCAATATAATTAAATTATTTTTCACAAAAATTGGATAAAGGTTTACGTTTAATACTAATGAATTTCGTCATTAATTTCTCTATTGCTATTATAATTGGACGCCAATCCTGTTATTAAAAACATGCACATAGTCTTATTTTTAGAATTCAAGGCATTCGCAAAATCGGTATCTTCAACGCAATAATATTGAAAGCCTTTAATTTGTTCTTCGGGAATTTTCAAGGTTTCTATGTAATATTTCGCATCAAACAATACATCTAATTTCGCCATTAAAAATTCTTTTTTCTCAACTGATACCGCTTTTTTGAGCATTTTAGTTCTACCACTTATCGCGTTCAAAATGGGGTCAACGGCCAAAAGACCACCCAATAAACCCAATAAATGAATAGGTTTAAAATCTCCAGCCGTTTGCAATTTTCTTTCAGCTGAAGTTAACTTTACCTGATCTCTAGGAATAATTCCAATGTTTTCGGCAGAAATTTCAGGATGTTTATTCACAATTACTTCATTCAATTCAACACTCATTGCTGTCATATTTATAACAATACTACCCAAATTGAATTCCTCCTTGTTTATATATTTCCGAAGCGGATCGTAATTTACAGATGAAAAAATCAAAATATCACCCTCTTTTGCCAGAATAGAAAAATTCCCATAAGAATCTGAAACTGCACTCCTTTTACTATTTGAATTAGTAATATTTATACCTTCCAACGGAATAAAATTGGAAGTTATTTGCCCTTTAATCCATTTTTCTGTACTGACTTGTGCCGTCAGCAACTGAGCAAGAAAAAAGAAAAGAAATAAAAAAGTAAAATTATTTTTCACAAACAATGGATTGGATTTATAATTTCTAAAGCTATTTGTCATTTTGATCGGATGCTCTATTCTTATTGTAATTTGACGCCAGTCCAACAATCAAAAACATAGACATTGTCTTGTTTTTAGAATTCAAAGCATTCTCAAAATCTAAATCTTCAACACAATAATACTGAAAACCTTTAATCTGTTCTTCAGGTATTTTTAGGGCATCTATGTAATACTTATCCTCAAAAAGAAATTCTAGCTTGTGCATTAAAATTTCTTTTTTTTCGACAATTATATTCTTTTTTAGATTTTCCAACTCACCAGTTAATGCATTTATAACGCCAACAATTCCTCCAGAACCCGCATTAAGTTTTCGTTCTGCAGGTGTCAATTTTACTTGACCTTTGGAAATTAATCCCATGTTTTCTGCTGAAATTTCAGGATGTTTATTAATAATGACTTCACTCAATTCAACGCTCATTGCTGTCATATTTATAACAATACTACCTAAATTGAATTCCTGTTTGTTTATATATTTTCGAAGCGGATCGTAATTTACAATAGAGAAATTCAAAATATCTCCTTCTTTCGCTAGAACAGAAAAATTCCCATACGAATCTGAAACAGCACTCCTTTTACTATTTGAATTAGTAATATTTACAGCTTCCAACGGAATAAAATTGGAAGTTATTTGCCCTTTAATCCATTTTTCTGTACTGACTTGTGCCGTCACTAACTGACTAAGTAAAATGAAAATAAATAAAAAGGTAAAATTATTTTTCACAAATGAATTGATTATTTAAAAATGATTTCTTTTTTGAAATCATTAATTATTATTTTTCAAGGCACTCAAAGGCTGCTGCACCTTTGTTTGCTCCTTTTTTATTGACTTTGTGTCTTGAATTTCTATGCCATTTTTATTAGCCAAACCTTCATTTGAAGACTCTTTCGGAACGAATTGAAAAGCCGTAAATACTAAAAATTGAATTAAACAAAGTATAATTTTAGTCATAGTTTTCATTTATAGAATGTAAAAGTATTCCAATCCCATCCAAATTAATTACTAATGGTTTGGTAAAAGTTTGTTAATTAAAACCATTGTTTCAACACTCCAAAAAAAATTCATTTTATACCTTTACAAAATCTTATCAAGACAAAAAATGAAAAATTGCATCATCGCCAGTACCTCAACGCTTCACGAAGGAGGCTATCTAGACTATTTATTGCCAGAATTGCGTTTGCATTTTAAAGATTGCCAAACGCTGCTTTTTATTCCATTTGCAAGACCAAGCGGCATGACGCATGAGGACTATACCGCAAAAGTTGCTTTGGCTTTTGCCAAAATAAATATCGCAGTACTAGGAATTCACGAATTTGAAAATCCGACAGAAGCCATACAAA
Coding sequences within:
- a CDS encoding DUF6702 family protein; amino-acid sequence: MKKIIVCIFFSVFLLSLSSFGVHKFYMAIYQINYAPEKKMLQITARIFLDDLNKALEKKYKKKLFIGGDKETEEGLILLKKYLAENFSLKVNGQTKTMNFLSKEIDGDVLVCYLNVKEISKITSLEINNSVLIDWISEQQNIVHITAFGIKNSFLFTDSSTKQVLKY
- a CDS encoding carboxypeptidase-like regulatory domain-containing protein, encoding MNGKLRILILLLCFQFGFSQVLTRKTVHGKAVNDSIAVENGLVFNLNAKTGSIIDPQGHFSILAKVKDTLVFTSLGFKSKRIVLSDNDIKTSFFRVKLNAIANQLIEVVVYAKNGPHPEFGNTQKIVDTQYYGDKMSSPVNNLIPPTGTGDPNNLDVIRVYNKIFKNLLKNNPEKSDLVSDMSFTSVALQSVSYSFFVNDLKLHEDQVGLFLLFCENDPKSKTFISQNQQFEIMDFLISKNVEFKKIATFEK
- a CDS encoding carboxypeptidase-like regulatory domain-containing protein; translated protein: MKNNLIILLVFLGQNQFLAAQNNVEKIITGTVVSDTTKLEGISIFNCANKMIAVSDENGCFSIVAKDGDILNFSSIDYKYLRKYVYKHEYQSGIMEVNLTFNTVELEEVVINKYANITAENLGIIPRGQIKFTPQERRLYSNSGGIQGLFSFVSGERDILKMNVEIEKKEFLLKKMEYLFGDKYYTKTLHIPEELVKGFQYYCIEDTEFVKTLNSKNKTMCMFLITALASDYNQKRICEIN
- a CDS encoding carboxypeptidase-like regulatory domain-containing protein, with the translated sequence MTNSFRNYKSNPLFVKNNFTFLFLFFFLAQLLTAQVSTEKWIKGQITSNFIPLEGINITNSNSKRSAVSDSYGNFSILAKEGDILIFSSVNYDPLRKYINKEEFNLGSIVINMTAMSVELNEVIVNKHPEISAENIGIIPRDQVKLTSAERKLQTAGDFKPIHLLGLLGGLLAVDPILNAISGRTKMLKKAVSVEKKEFLMAKLDVLFDAKYYIETLKIPEEQIKGFQYYCVEDTDFANALNSKNKTMCMFLITGLASNYNSNREINDEIH
- a CDS encoding carboxypeptidase-like regulatory domain-containing protein, whose amino-acid sequence is MKNNFTFLFIFILLSQLVTAQVSTEKWIKGQITSNFIPLEAVNITNSNSKRSAVSDSYGNFSVLAKEGDILNFSIVNYDPLRKYINKQEFNLGSIVINMTAMSVELSEVIINKHPEISAENMGLISKGQVKLTPAERKLNAGSGGIVGVINALTGELENLKKNIIVEKKEILMHKLEFLFEDKYYIDALKIPEEQIKGFQYYCVEDLDFENALNSKNKTMSMFLIVGLASNYNKNRASDQNDK